In Gossypium arboreum isolate Shixiya-1 chromosome 5, ASM2569848v2, whole genome shotgun sequence, a single genomic region encodes these proteins:
- the LOC108458791 gene encoding probable hexosyltransferase MUCI70, with amino-acid sequence MTGGSLGVCMWSYGTLPDINGVIPGDEKFLHSKSLANVRKNSTKMFSGFREKERSLPSVWCRCLGCRKISMLLLIAFALLVFVLGSLAVDKETISLNVDQQIGTLSMVLPYVNGAPSNPGASWIFGKKDKQNDENYLVANILNEDEENRFRIVGSKGAIVLPSNHPCTKFTFPPPPPPNLRRIGPRPCPVCYLPVDQAIASMPSSPSASPVLQNLTYVHDENPIKTEPHGGSDFGGYPSIKQRSNSFDVKESMTVHCGFVKRSKPGLQTGFDFDESDLAELQQFHDIIVASAIFGNYDVIQQPRNVSEEAKKNIPFYMFIDEETEAYIKNKSILESSKRVGLWRIVVVRNVPYSDARRNGKVPKLLLHRIFPNVRYSIWIDGKLQLVVDPYQILEKFLWRQNANFAISRHYRRFDVFVEAEANKAAGKYDNSSIDEQVGFYKQEGLTPYSEAKFPITSDVPEGCVLIKEHIPITNLFTCLWFNEVDRFTSRDQLSFAIVRDKIMAKVDWNINMFLDCERRNFVIQTYHRDLLEQMPPPVATVSRRPPGLPSMRVRTPGKRVTRWRSSSRRHRKAAGGNRDQFLLSTF; translated from the exons ATGACTGGAGGGTCATTGGGTGTATGTATGTGGAGTTATGGGACATTGCCGGACATCAATGGTGTTATTCCTGGGGATGAAAAGTTTTTGCACTCTAAATCTTTGGCCAATGTACGAAAGAATTCAACCAAGATGTTTTCAGGTTTTAGAGAAAAGGAGAGGTCTCTCCCCTCTGTTTGGTGCCGGTGTCTTGGTTGTCGGAAGATTTCCATGCTGCTTCTGATTGCCTTTGCCCTTTTGGTCTTTGTCTTGGGTTCTTTAGCAGTGGACAAAG AAACCATTAGTCTAAATGTTGATCAACAGATTGGAACTCTAAGCATGGTTCTTCCTTACGTGAATGGTGCCCCAAGCAATCCTGGAGCTTCATGGATCTTTGGCAAGAAGGATAAGCAGAACGATGAAAATTATTTAGTGGCAAACATTCTGAACGAAGACGAAGAAAATAGATTTCGAATTGTTGGTTCCAAAGGTGCAATTGTTTTACCATCAAACCATCCATGCACGAAGTTCACATTTCCTCCTCCGCCTCCACCTAATCTTAGACGGATTGGACCTCGCC CATGTCCAGTATGTTATCTCCCTGTGGATCAGGCTATTGCTAGCATGCCAAGCTCCCCCTCAGCATCTCCAGTGCTTCAAAATTTGACATATGTTCACGATGAAAATCCAATAAAAACTGAACCACATGGGGGCTCTGACTTTGGTGGATATCCTTCTATAAAGCAGAGAAGCAATTCCTTTGATGTAAAAGAGTCAATGACAGTGCATTGCGG ATTTGTTAAGCGAAGTAAACCAGGCCTGCAGACTGGTTTTGATTTTGATGAGTCTGACCTTGCAGAGTTGCAGCAGTTCCATGACATCATTGTTGCATCGGCCATATTTG GGAACTATGACGTAATACAACAGCCCAGGAACGTTAGTGAAGAAGCAAAGAAAAATATTCCTTTTTACATGTTTATTGATGAAGAAACGGAGGCATATATTAAGAACAAAAGTATTTTGGAAAGCAGTAAAAGGGTGGGATTGTGGAGAATTGTTGTTGTCCGCAATGTTCCTTACAGTGATGCAAGACGTAATGGGAAG GTCCCGAAGCTTTTATTACATAGAATCTTCCCCAATGTTCGCTACTCTATATGGATTGATGGAAAGCTCCAGCTAGTTGTGGATCCTTACCAGATTCTTGAGAA ATTCTTGTGGCGCCAAAATGCTAATTTTGCAATCTCAAGACACTACAGACGGTTTGATGTCTTTGTAGAGGCTGAAGCAAATAAAGCTGCTGGAAAATATGATAATTCCTCGATTGACGAGCAGGTGGGTTTTTATAAACAAGAGGGTTTGACACCATATTCTGAGGCCAAGTTTCCTATAACCAGTG ATGTTCCCGAAGGTTGTGTACTCATAAAGGAACATATTCCGATCACAAATCTGTTTACCTGCCTGTGGTTCAATGAAGTTGATCGTTTTACATCGAGGGACCAGTTAAGTTTTGCGATAGTAAGAGATAAAATAATGGCAAAAGTTGATTGGAATATCAATATGTTCTTGGATTGTGAAAGACGCAATTTTGTCATACAG ACATACCATAGAGATTTATTGGAGCAAATGCCTCCACCAGTTGCTACTGTGAGTCGACGCCCTCCTGGTTTGCCTAGTATGCGTGTAAGAACACCAGGGAAGAGGGTTACCAGATGGAGATCCAGTTCAAGGCGTCACCGTAAGGCTGCTGGTGGTAATAGAGATCAGTTTCTTTTAAGTACTTTCTGA
- the LOC108459477 gene encoding uncharacterized protein LOC108459477, with protein sequence MSLPGFFIICMLQSIVAITCGALMMFYTKEVIVLGHGHEIASKLQGSTPHDQLLIQTSESFSGLLLFTIGFVLFMVAFVKDGEFQSFFAKGCVLVHVSMATWRVCFEGKLLGFGHEWLRQALGDIALALSWIFLLVCSWREKYD encoded by the coding sequence ATGAGCTTACCAGGGTTCTTCATTATCTGTATGCTCCAATCCATAGTCGCCATCACTTGTGGAGCTTTAATGATGTTTTACACTAAGGAAGTCATAGTTTTGGGTCACGGTCATGAAATAGCAAGCAAATTGCAAGGTTCAACGCCTCATGATCAACTCTTGATCCAAACCTCAGAATCCTTTTCTGGGTTGCTTTTGTTCACTATTGGTTTCGTGTTGTTCATGGTGGCATTCGTTAAAGATGGAGAGTTCCAAAGCTTCTTTGCTAAAGGGTGTGTGTTAGTTCATGTTTCTATGGCTACTTGGAGAGTTTGTTTTGAAGGAAAGCTTCTGGGTTTTGGTCATGAATGGCTTAGACAAGCTCTTGGGGATATTGCTTTGGCACTTTCTTGGATTTTCCTTTTGGTGTGTTCATGGAGGGAAAAATATGATTAG